One stretch of Labrenzia sp. CE80 DNA includes these proteins:
- a CDS encoding enoyl-CoA hydratase has translation MSASATPETAASDADGKPLLATLLHQGVYRIVMQRPEKMNALSREMMSALSAELTKAAEDPDVRVVVLGAEGKVFCAGHDLKELTAARAEADGGKATYEAIMRQCSDLMQQIVRLPKPVIAVVTGVATAAGCQLVASCDLAMAVDTATFCTPGVNIGLFCSTPMVALSRNVAPKQAMEMLLTGESIDASTAKDFGLINRIVPRDYLDQVVQKYAEAIASKSAHTLKIGKEAFYRQLEMPLSDAYDFAAQTMVDNMMANDAQEGINAFLQKRKPEWTDD, from the coding sequence ATGTCCGCCTCCGCCACGCCAGAAACAGCAGCTTCCGACGCCGACGGCAAGCCACTGCTTGCAACGCTCCTGCATCAGGGCGTCTACCGGATTGTCATGCAGCGCCCGGAGAAAATGAACGCGCTCTCCCGCGAGATGATGAGCGCCCTGTCTGCCGAACTGACCAAGGCGGCCGAGGATCCGGACGTGCGCGTCGTCGTTCTGGGCGCTGAAGGCAAGGTCTTTTGCGCCGGCCATGACCTCAAGGAATTGACCGCGGCCCGCGCCGAAGCCGATGGCGGCAAGGCCACCTATGAAGCCATCATGCGCCAGTGCTCGGACCTGATGCAGCAAATTGTCCGTCTGCCCAAGCCGGTCATTGCCGTCGTCACGGGCGTTGCCACAGCTGCAGGCTGCCAGCTCGTCGCCTCCTGTGATCTCGCCATGGCAGTCGACACGGCAACCTTCTGCACACCGGGCGTCAACATCGGCCTCTTCTGCTCCACCCCCATGGTCGCCCTCAGCCGCAACGTCGCGCCCAAACAGGCCATGGAAATGCTTCTGACCGGCGAGAGCATCGATGCCTCCACCGCCAAGGACTTCGGCCTGATCAACCGCATCGTGCCGCGCGATTATCTCGATCAGGTGGTGCAGAAATATGCTGAGGCCATAGCCTCCAAGTCGGCGCACACGCTCAAGATCGGCAAGGAAGCCTTCTACCGCCAGCTCGAAATGCCGCTCTCTGACGCCTATGACTTCGCCGCCCAGACCATGGTCGACAACATGATGGCCAACGACGCGCAGGAAGGCATCAACGCTTTCCTTCAAAAGCGCAAACCCGAATGGACGGACGACTGA
- a CDS encoding 4a-hydroxytetrahydrobiopterin dehydratase: MTSPSTEEKTLTDMTCEPCQGIGGTLNAEEATAQMTSLHEDWSLNDGATAITRTLRFKGFAKAVYTANAAAFLADQQGHHPDVSFGWGYCTLVFTSHELGGLTGNDFICAAKLDKLLS, from the coding sequence ATGACGTCCCCAAGCACAGAAGAAAAGACCCTGACGGATATGACCTGTGAGCCCTGTCAGGGCATTGGCGGCACCTTGAATGCGGAAGAGGCCACAGCCCAGATGACCTCCCTGCACGAGGACTGGTCGCTGAACGACGGCGCCACCGCGATCACGCGCACCCTGCGCTTCAAGGGCTTTGCCAAGGCCGTCTACACCGCCAATGCGGCTGCCTTCCTGGCCGACCAGCAGGGCCATCACCCGGATGTCAGCTTTGGCTGGGGCTATTGCACCCTTGTCTTCACCTCCCACGAACTGGGCGGCCTGACAGGCAACGACTTCATCTGCGCCGCCAAATTGGACAAATTGCTGAGTTAG
- a CDS encoding VOC family protein — protein MAGTAIPFSLVGIDHVVFIVDDMEKALGFYQEVLGCQRGYSYPTLGMEQVWCGAALIVLWDITHPGANDAVPPVPGGRNVDHICIATSPFDHDELRSHLQSHRVEIIREAMHGGARGMGHSFYVRDPFGNKIEIKGPAEYSDGTDW, from the coding sequence ATGGCAGGAACCGCAATTCCCTTCTCCCTTGTCGGGATCGACCATGTGGTTTTCATTGTCGACGACATGGAAAAGGCACTCGGCTTTTACCAGGAAGTCCTGGGGTGCCAACGCGGCTATTCCTACCCGACGCTCGGCATGGAACAAGTCTGGTGTGGAGCAGCTTTGATCGTTCTGTGGGACATAACACACCCGGGCGCGAATGACGCGGTCCCACCAGTTCCCGGCGGGCGCAATGTCGATCACATCTGCATTGCGACAAGTCCCTTCGACCATGACGAGTTGAGATCACATCTGCAAAGCCATCGCGTCGAGATCATCCGCGAGGCCATGCACGGCGGCGCCCGGGGCATGGGGCATTCGTTCTATGTCCGCGATCCTTTTGGCAACAAGATCGAGATCAAGGGCCCTGCCGAATATTCCGATGGCACGGATTGGTAG
- a CDS encoding GGDEF domain-containing protein: MIRETILRHGLSAAAVVGAMICSALLLAAAVEDLLQSKITTSVRANAQAHAFNWTDRFLSTTPSATSMIAEGAASEEDIRRISDPILLGGILHLQLFNKDGVPTFVTGHSNFDPSRAQTENALKVLEHQQPIVELFHMDHSDQEELDHLPEIANLDAHDARDGHEAHGDHGEHESGEIPHAFAQAFLPAYSPSGELQGVIQVNVDVSHLMESLEMTFHEVGEYLIVGTLLIVLVPVAAFAFRAWQVIRADKQKLELNRFDRLTGVLNRNAISDVLDTHFGPGKDPAGLGILFIDVDNFKQVNDRFGHQCGDQVLKHTAAALKANLPGDGHGDVHVVGRYGGDEFLVLCPQATMDDLRAAYTQMRKSMRRPIDCHGTAFFTSLSIGAYVAQAEDTKRGALHAADLAVYEAKRRGRNQAVEYEPALGEKTTHFSDPGERTDGETSLDAASGAPA, translated from the coding sequence GTGATCAGGGAAACCATTCTCAGACATGGGCTTTCGGCGGCAGCGGTTGTCGGGGCGATGATTTGTAGTGCCCTCTTGCTCGCAGCGGCCGTCGAGGACCTGCTGCAATCCAAGATCACCACCTCGGTTCGTGCGAATGCGCAGGCGCACGCCTTCAATTGGACAGACCGCTTTCTCAGCACGACCCCATCAGCCACAAGCATGATCGCCGAGGGCGCAGCCTCGGAAGAGGACATCCGCCGGATCAGCGACCCCATTCTTCTGGGAGGGATTTTGCATCTGCAGCTGTTCAACAAGGACGGCGTTCCGACGTTCGTGACGGGCCATTCGAACTTCGATCCGAGCCGCGCCCAAACGGAAAACGCTCTGAAGGTGCTCGAGCATCAACAGCCAATTGTTGAACTCTTTCACATGGATCATTCTGATCAAGAAGAGCTCGATCATTTGCCAGAGATTGCCAACCTGGATGCCCACGACGCCCGTGATGGGCATGAGGCCCACGGCGATCATGGCGAGCATGAGAGCGGCGAAATCCCGCACGCCTTTGCCCAGGCCTTTTTGCCTGCCTATTCGCCCTCTGGTGAGCTGCAGGGTGTGATCCAGGTCAACGTCGACGTGAGCCATCTCATGGAATCGCTGGAGATGACCTTCCATGAAGTTGGCGAATATCTTATCGTCGGCACATTGCTCATCGTTCTCGTGCCGGTCGCAGCTTTTGCTTTCCGAGCTTGGCAGGTGATCCGTGCGGACAAGCAGAAGCTGGAGCTAAACCGCTTCGATCGCTTGACTGGCGTCTTGAATCGCAACGCGATATCGGATGTGCTCGATACCCATTTCGGACCAGGCAAAGACCCCGCAGGTCTGGGCATCCTCTTCATCGACGTAGACAATTTCAAACAGGTCAATGACCGGTTCGGCCATCAATGCGGCGATCAGGTTCTCAAACACACCGCTGCGGCACTGAAGGCAAATCTGCCCGGCGACGGTCATGGCGACGTACACGTGGTCGGACGCTACGGCGGCGACGAGTTCCTGGTGCTTTGCCCGCAGGCAACCATGGACGATCTGCGCGCAGCCTACACTCAAATGCGCAAGAGCATGCGCCGGCCCATCGATTGCCACGGTACGGCGTTCTTCACCAGCCTGAGCATTGGGGCCTATGTGGCGCAAGCCGAAGACACCAAACGCGGTGCCCTTCATGCGGCCGACCTGGCGGTCTATGAAGCCAAGCGTCGCGGCCGCAACCAGGCGGTGGAATATGAGCCGGCGCTCGGTGAAAAGACGACGCATTTTTCCGACCCGGGCGAAAGGACTGACGGCGAGACTTCGCTAGACGCGGCGTCCGGCGCACCAGCCTGA
- a CDS encoding Lrp/AsnC family transcriptional regulator, producing MTLPAAIDSTDRKLLEHLQKDGRISTKDLAEASNMSVSPCWRRVKRLEEVGVIEKYVAVLNRKQLGLNAMAYVHVSLVDHTRDTIEAFDGLVQSDDQVIECSSITGESDYVLKVVARDPEELETFIMKRLLGPGLVRASMTNFILRNTKSGLALPLE from the coding sequence ATGACCTTACCTGCCGCGATCGATTCAACCGACCGGAAGCTTTTGGAACATTTGCAAAAGGATGGCCGGATCAGCACCAAGGATCTGGCAGAGGCTTCGAATATGTCGGTTTCACCCTGCTGGCGGCGGGTGAAGCGTCTGGAAGAAGTCGGCGTCATCGAGAAATACGTCGCCGTTCTCAACCGCAAACAACTCGGGCTGAATGCCATGGCCTATGTGCATGTCTCGCTGGTGGATCACACGCGCGACACCATCGAAGCTTTTGACGGTCTGGTGCAGAGCGATGATCAGGTGATCGAGTGCAGTTCGATCACGGGTGAGAGTGATTACGTGCTGAAGGTGGTGGCGCGGGATCCGGAAGAGCTGGAGACCTTCATCATGAAGCGGCTGCTTGGCCCCGGCCTGGTGCGTGCATCCATGACCAATTTCATCCTGCGCAACACGAAGTCAGGCCTGGCACTGCCGCTGGAGTGA
- the rplM gene encoding 50S ribosomal protein L13: MKTFSAKPAEVEKKWILIDAEGMVVGRLAAYIANHLRGKHLPTYTPHVDTGDNIVVINAEKVVLTGRKYDNKKYYWHTGHPGGIKERTARAIIEGKFPERVLEKAVQRMMPGGPLSNKQLKNLRVYAGSEHPHEAQAPTLVDVKSLNDKNDGKRA, encoded by the coding sequence ATGAAGACCTTCTCTGCCAAGCCGGCTGAGGTCGAGAAAAAGTGGATCTTGATCGACGCTGAAGGCATGGTCGTAGGCCGTCTGGCTGCCTACATCGCCAACCATCTGCGCGGCAAGCATCTGCCGACCTACACGCCTCACGTTGACACCGGCGACAACATTGTCGTGATCAACGCCGAGAAAGTGGTTCTGACCGGCCGCAAGTACGACAACAAGAAGTACTACTGGCACACAGGCCATCCGGGCGGCATCAAGGAGCGCACAGCGCGCGCCATCATCGAGGGCAAGTTCCCCGAGCGCGTCTTGGAAAAGGCCGTGCAGCGCATGATGCCGGGCGGTCCGCTGTCCAACAAGCAGCTGAAGAACCTGCGCGTTTACGCCGGTTCCGAGCATCCGCATGAAGCACAGGCGCCGACCCTGGTCGACGTCAAGAGCCTCAACGACAAGAACGACGGCAAGAGGGCTTAA
- a CDS encoding PaaI family thioesterase, which produces MIPVMNSQEVSAFLDEVFPQIHAGGRAYSVDSISEGVAVVRLSATEMHLRPGGTVSGPSMMALADLAAYVAILAHIGPVALAVTTNLNINFLRKPEPGDLLCTCRILKLGKRLAVVDCAIAGEGEEDYVAHATATYSVPPR; this is translated from the coding sequence ATGATACCCGTGATGAATTCGCAGGAGGTCTCGGCGTTTTTGGACGAGGTCTTTCCGCAGATCCATGCGGGTGGGCGGGCCTATAGCGTCGACAGCATCTCGGAGGGCGTGGCTGTTGTCCGTCTGAGCGCGACTGAGATGCATCTGAGGCCGGGGGGGACGGTTTCGGGACCGTCGATGATGGCACTTGCAGATCTCGCCGCCTATGTGGCGATCCTGGCTCATATCGGTCCGGTGGCGCTGGCGGTGACCACCAATCTCAACATCAATTTCCTGAGAAAGCCCGAGCCGGGCGATCTCCTGTGCACCTGCCGGATTCTCAAGCTTGGTAAGCGGCTGGCCGTTGTTGATTGCGCGATTGCCGGGGAGGGGGAAGAAGACTACGTCGCCCACGCGACGGCAACCTACTCGGTTCCGCCAAGGTGA
- a CDS encoding phenylalanine 4-monooxygenase encodes MAKTSAYTAKTPGPDGRITYSSSEDLVWRDLYAQQEPNIRKWSAPEYIAGFDRLALPSDHVPQCTEISEVLGSLTGWRVEPVPALIGFSRFFAMLADRTFPAASFIRSREDFNYIKEPDIFHEIFGHTPLLTDERFANFSKAIGEAGAKLEPRDFSWLIRLYWFTIEFGLTRKDDTYKALGSGLASSPTELPYSVESQDALRRPFDVIDILRTPYRIDIHQPVYFVLDKVDDLFEAAQRDLVADIRTAQSKGLFAPLYPEKQEA; translated from the coding sequence ATGGCTAAAACCAGCGCCTATACGGCAAAAACGCCCGGCCCCGATGGCCGCATTACCTACAGCAGCTCCGAGGACCTGGTCTGGCGCGATCTCTACGCCCAGCAGGAACCCAACATCCGCAAATGGTCCGCGCCCGAATACATCGCAGGCTTCGACCGCCTCGCCCTGCCGTCGGACCACGTTCCCCAATGCACCGAGATCTCCGAGGTTCTCGGCAGCCTGACCGGCTGGCGCGTTGAACCGGTTCCGGCTCTGATCGGCTTTTCCCGTTTTTTCGCCATGCTCGCCGACCGGACCTTTCCGGCCGCGTCGTTCATCCGCAGCCGCGAGGACTTCAACTACATCAAAGAACCGGACATCTTTCACGAGATCTTCGGCCACACGCCGCTGTTGACTGACGAGCGTTTCGCCAATTTCTCGAAAGCCATCGGCGAAGCCGGCGCAAAGCTTGAGCCGCGCGACTTTTCCTGGCTGATCCGGCTCTACTGGTTCACCATCGAGTTCGGCCTGACGCGTAAAGATGACACTTACAAGGCGCTCGGATCCGGCCTTGCCTCATCGCCCACGGAACTTCCCTACAGCGTTGAAAGCCAGGACGCCCTGCGCCGCCCCTTCGATGTAATCGACATTCTCAGGACTCCCTATCGGATCGACATCCACCAACCGGTCTATTTCGTCCTCGACAAGGTCGACGACCTGTTCGAGGCTGCGCAGCGCGATCTGGTTGCCGACATCCGGACCGCACAGTCCAAGGGCCTCTTTGCCCCGCTTTATCCAGAAAAACAGGAAGCCTGA
- the guaD gene encoding guanine deaminase: MDNKTEKLLRGRLLSFKSAPSGPDDTSAYTYEEDGALLIRDGKIVASGIYAEVLTAASPTAQEVDHRPHLLLPGLIDTHIHFPQAQVIASWADQLLDWLNDYTFPAEKKFADKDHGARIAKGFYDALLANGTTTAVAYCSSHPNSVDAYFEEAEHRGMLMVGGKTMMDRNAPDAICDTAQSSYDESKALLQKWHGRGRTHYAVTPRFAITSTPAQLEAAGALLKEHPDCHLQTHINENHNEIALTKELYPEAADYLGIYEDFGLLGPKTLLGHCIHMNERELGVMKETGSIAVFCPTSNLFLGSGLFDKARLEGAGIRTAIATDVGGGTNYSMLRTLDEGYKILQLQRQRLHPLETFYWATKGNAEALSLSDRIGTLEAGTDADVIVLNAGATPPMALRMETIETLPEELFLLQTLGDDRSVVETYVAGEPRKGA, from the coding sequence GTGGACAACAAGACCGAAAAGCTGCTGCGCGGACGCCTTCTGTCCTTCAAATCCGCACCCTCCGGCCCTGACGACACATCTGCCTATACTTATGAGGAAGACGGCGCGCTTCTGATTCGTGACGGCAAGATCGTTGCAAGCGGGATCTATGCCGAGGTCCTCACTGCCGCCTCCCCAACGGCGCAGGAGGTCGATCACCGCCCTCACCTTCTGTTGCCCGGTCTGATCGACACGCACATCCATTTTCCGCAAGCACAGGTGATTGCCTCCTGGGCGGATCAGCTGCTCGACTGGCTGAATGACTACACCTTTCCAGCTGAAAAGAAGTTCGCTGACAAGGACCATGGCGCCCGCATTGCGAAGGGTTTCTACGACGCACTTCTGGCGAATGGAACGACGACGGCAGTCGCCTATTGCTCCAGCCACCCCAATTCGGTCGACGCCTATTTCGAAGAAGCGGAACACCGCGGCATGCTGATGGTTGGCGGCAAGACCATGATGGACCGCAATGCACCCGACGCGATCTGCGACACGGCACAATCCTCCTATGACGAGAGCAAGGCCCTGCTGCAAAAGTGGCATGGCCGCGGGCGCACGCACTATGCCGTCACCCCGCGCTTCGCCATCACCTCCACTCCGGCCCAGCTTGAGGCTGCCGGCGCGCTGCTCAAGGAACATCCGGACTGCCATCTGCAGACCCACATCAACGAGAATCACAACGAGATCGCGCTGACCAAGGAGCTCTATCCGGAAGCCGCCGACTATCTCGGAATTTATGAGGATTTCGGCCTGCTGGGCCCCAAGACCCTTCTCGGCCACTGCATTCACATGAATGAGCGGGAGCTTGGTGTGATGAAGGAGACCGGCTCCATCGCCGTCTTCTGCCCAACCTCGAACCTGTTTCTCGGCAGTGGTCTGTTCGACAAGGCCCGTCTAGAGGGGGCCGGCATTCGCACCGCCATTGCGACCGATGTCGGTGGCGGCACCAACTATTCCATGCTGCGCACACTGGACGAAGGCTACAAGATCCTGCAGCTACAGCGCCAGCGTCTGCATCCGCTCGAAACCTTCTACTGGGCGACCAAGGGCAACGCCGAGGCGCTGTCCCTATCCGACCGCATCGGCACGCTGGAAGCCGGCACGGACGCCGATGTCATCGTCCTGAACGCAGGCGCTACACCGCCTATGGCGCTGCGAATGGAAACGATCGAGACCCTGCCGGAAGAACTCTTCCTGCTGCAGACCCTCGGCGATGATCGCAGTGTGGTCGAGACTTACGTAGCGGGAGAGCCACGAAAAGGCGCCTAG
- the rpsI gene encoding 30S ribosomal protein S9, which produces MAELQSLEELGGAVETAAPEAPVYVQKLDAQGRAYATGKRKNAIARVWIKPGTGKIIVNKKEYAEYFARPVLQMVLRQPLMLTDRLTQFDIIATVVGGGLSGQAGAVRHGISKALTHYEPDLRAPLKKGGFLTRDSRVVERKKFGRAKARKSFQFSKR; this is translated from the coding sequence ATGGCTGAGCTGCAATCCCTGGAAGAACTGGGTGGCGCTGTCGAAACCGCCGCTCCCGAAGCGCCTGTATACGTCCAGAAGCTGGACGCACAGGGCCGTGCCTATGCCACTGGCAAGCGTAAGAACGCAATCGCACGCGTCTGGATCAAGCCGGGCACAGGCAAGATCATCGTCAACAAGAAAGAATACGCCGAGTATTTCGCTCGTCCGGTTCTTCAGATGGTTCTGCGTCAGCCGCTTATGCTGACAGATCGCCTGACCCAGTTTGACATCATCGCAACTGTTGTCGGCGGTGGCCTGTCTGGCCAGGCTGGTGCGGTTCGTCACGGCATTTCGAAGGCTCTGACCCACTATGAGCCGGATCTGCGCGCTCCCCTGAAGAAGGGTGGCTTCCTGACCCGCGATAGCCGTGTTGTTGAACGTAAGAAGTTCGGCCGCGCGAAAGCCCGCAAGAGCTTCCAGTTCTCCAAGCGTTAA